The proteins below come from a single Aegilops tauschii subsp. strangulata cultivar AL8/78 chromosome 6, Aet v6.0, whole genome shotgun sequence genomic window:
- the LOC141026156 gene encoding putative B3 domain-containing protein Os03g0621600 — protein sequence MDKGKEIVPLLKRGKEVMPPLVDVPVQDHPSTKRRNYGHYHQESGQSHFCKVILAPKLESLQLPLDFTKHFPTVPTEFKLKTNTGYAWRVTVRVINDRVTLDQGWATFAAVHQIMIGYMLTFKLLTPDTMKVIVFNNDGVEVVTKCKEHNNAFVVTT from the coding sequence ATGGACAAGGGCAAGGAGATTGTGCCACTATTGAAGAGGGGCAAGGAGGTCATGCCGCCATTGGTCGACGTGCCGGTGCAGGATCACCCAAGCACCAAGCGGAGGAACTATGGCCACTACCATCAGGAGTCAGGACAAAGCCACTTCTGCAAGGTTATCCTTGCTCCAAAGCTGGAGAGTCTGCAATTGCCTCTGGATTTCACGAAGCACTTCCCCACCGTCCCTACAGAATTTAAACTAAAGACGAACACCGGCTACGCATGGAGGGTGACGGTGAGGGTGATCAACGATAGGGTGACCCTTGATCAGGGTTGGGCCACCTTCGCCGCCGTTCACCAGATCATGATTGGGTACATGCTGACGTTCAAGCTGCTGACCCCCGATACCATGAAGGTGATTGTCTTTAACAACGACGGCGTGGAGGTGGTCACCAAGTGCAAGGAGCACAACAACGCCTTCGTCGTGACCACCTGA